One stretch of Cydia fagiglandana chromosome 18, ilCydFagi1.1, whole genome shotgun sequence DNA includes these proteins:
- the LOC134673252 gene encoding bromodomain-containing protein DDB_G0280777-like — translation MEWWHIGPLVLALLVFLLAGTVIEQHVESAVLRFVNHRQPQCQSLATVGVEACDGQELRQQQDAWLQQQLLKHKKELEEQELLLRKQQQEELKREEQMQQHTETVQEVKPSEKKSLSNTSVNRQLSASQAARKLVVDPSQVLQEPLLVQSLHQQAAQPIKQQSLQQLQSQQLKEQEPVQQSLQQQQSVQQQQQIQVQGLLVKQQSQQHSDIQPALPFVAVSEKSILQPTSKTTVGSKIMDIMQFNPKT, via the exons ATGGAATGGTGGCACATCGGGCCCCTGGTCCTCGCGCTGCTGGTCTTCTTATTGGCGGGTACCGTCATCGAACAACATGTGGAGTCTGCCGTGCTGCGCTTCG TTAACCACCGCCAGCCCCAGTGCCAGAGCCTGGCCACAGTGGGGGTGGAAGCCTGCGACGGCCAGGAGCTGCGTCAGCAACAAGATGCTTGGCTGCAGCAGCAGCTGCTGAAGCATAAGAAAGAGTTGGAGGAACAGGAACTGTTGCTGCGAAAACAACAACAGGAAGAGTTGAAAAGAGAAGAGCAGATGCAGCAG caCACTGAAACTGTGCAGGAAGTAAAGCCGAGTGAAAAGAAGAGTTTATCTAACACGAGCG TTAACCGTCAGTTATCCGCATCTCAAGCCGCACGGAAGCTCGTAGTAGACCCGTCACAGGTCCTGCAAGAGCCGCTGTTGGTGCAATCTTTACACCAACAAGCAGCGCAGCCTATAAAGCAGCAATCACTGCAGCAGCTGCAATCGCAGCAACTGAAAGAACAAGAACCAGTGCAGCAATCGCTGCAACAGCAGCAATCGGTGCAGCAACAGCAACAGATACAAGTACAGGGGCTGCTGGTGAAACAGCAGTCGCAGCAGCACAGT GATATACAGCCAGCATTGCCCTTCGTCGCCGTATCCGAAAAAAGCATCCTGCAACCTACAAGCAAGACGACTGTCGGCAGCAAAATTATGGATATCATGCAGTTCAATCCAAAGACCTAA